In Flavobacterium lacustre, a genomic segment contains:
- a CDS encoding aminotransferase class I/II-fold pyridoxal phosphate-dependent enzyme, translated as MKNLPQNLSEKLEIRKQNNALRQLPNTTSLTDFASNDYLGWSQSELIFDETHQLLLDRNIKNNGATGSRLLSGNHQLYIETEDFIARFHQSESALIFNSGYDANVGFFSSVPQRGDLILYDELCHASIRDGIQLSKAKAYKFNHNDFEDLEQLIQRNPNTTIYIVTETVFSMDGDCPNLEELVSVSNKYNCYLVVDEAHALGVFGERGEGLVQMLGLQDEIFARIMTFGKGLGCHGAAIIGSLELKSYLVNFARSFIYTTGLSPHSVAAILVGYQHLEKDLIPILKLRENIVFFNQHKNMLSLKPLFVRSKSAIQSAIIPGNEKVKSIANQLHLKGFDVKAILSPTVPEGQERLRFCIHSYNSTEEISEVLTLLSTFAF; from the coding sequence ATGAAAAATTTACCTCAAAACCTTTCTGAAAAACTTGAGATTCGAAAACAAAATAATGCGTTGAGGCAACTGCCGAACACAACATCTTTGACTGATTTTGCTTCGAATGATTATTTGGGATGGTCCCAATCGGAACTTATTTTTGATGAAACGCATCAATTGTTATTAGACAGAAACATAAAAAATAACGGCGCAACCGGTTCTCGATTGCTTTCCGGAAACCATCAATTGTATATAGAAACAGAGGATTTTATTGCTCGATTTCATCAATCGGAATCGGCTTTAATTTTCAATTCGGGTTATGATGCCAATGTTGGTTTTTTTAGTTCTGTTCCGCAACGCGGGGATTTAATTTTGTATGATGAGTTGTGTCATGCTTCCATCAGGGACGGAATTCAACTATCGAAAGCAAAAGCGTATAAGTTCAATCACAATGATTTTGAAGATTTAGAACAATTAATTCAGCGCAATCCAAACACCACTATTTATATCGTTACTGAAACTGTTTTTTCTATGGATGGCGATTGTCCAAATCTAGAAGAATTGGTTTCGGTTTCAAACAAGTACAATTGTTATCTTGTTGTTGATGAGGCGCATGCGTTGGGTGTTTTTGGAGAACGAGGCGAAGGATTGGTTCAAATGTTGGGTTTACAAGACGAGATTTTTGCCCGAATTATGACTTTTGGAAAAGGATTGGGATGTCACGGCGCTGCGATTATAGGTTCGCTGGAGTTAAAAAGTTATTTAGTCAATTTTGCCCGAAGTTTTATTTACACTACGGGGCTTTCACCCCATTCGGTTGCTGCGATTTTGGTAGGATACCAACATTTAGAAAAGGATTTGATTCCAATTTTAAAACTAAGAGAAAACATTGTTTTCTTCAATCAGCATAAAAATATGTTGAGTTTAAAACCACTTTTTGTTCGAAGCAAGTCGGCTATTCAATCTGCGATTATTCCCGGAAACGAAAAGGTAAAATCTATTGCCAATCAATTACACCTAAAAGGGTTTGATGTAAAAGCTATTCTTTCGCCCACCGTTCCCGAAGGACAGGAGCGATTGCGGTTTTGTATTCACAGCTATAATTCAACGGAAGAAATCTCCGAAGTGTTGACTTTGTTGAGTACTTTTGCATTTTAG
- a CDS encoding transporter, translating into MKKFYMGFLLILPLFIQAQTDIDAIMMSKNNFCFGAVYQYSGWDEYWEGDFQRENLNLGTVTTKSIGIMGNYGISDKLNVLFSLPYVETNASAGTMKGQKGIQDLTLTLKYMPIEKTIGKSTYSVYALANVSAPLSNYPADYLPLSIGMQSKTASLRLMGDYQRGNFFTTLSGAYVKRGNSTIDRNSYLTNDEVHYTNEVDMPDAISVNFRAGYRSNRLIAELVLDNWVTQSGGFDITKNNMPFPSNTMNALRYGVNSKYTFKKMPQLSLVGGFNYVAEGKNVGKSDTYYGGVFYVINFKKEVQDEK; encoded by the coding sequence ATGAAAAAATTTTATATGGGTTTTCTGCTGATATTACCCCTGTTTATACAAGCACAAACCGACATTGACGCCATTATGATGAGCAAAAACAATTTTTGCTTTGGAGCCGTTTATCAATACAGTGGCTGGGACGAATATTGGGAAGGTGATTTTCAAAGAGAAAATTTAAATTTAGGAACAGTTACTACAAAATCTATTGGAATTATGGGTAATTACGGTATTTCCGATAAATTAAACGTTCTTTTCAGTCTGCCGTATGTAGAAACAAATGCATCTGCGGGAACAATGAAAGGTCAAAAAGGAATTCAAGATCTTACGCTTACGCTAAAATACATGCCGATAGAAAAAACAATTGGCAAATCGACTTATTCTGTTTACGCCTTAGCCAATGTTTCAGCACCATTATCAAATTATCCGGCGGATTATCTTCCTTTAAGTATTGGTATGCAAAGTAAAACTGCCTCTTTACGATTGATGGGGGATTATCAAAGAGGGAATTTTTTCACCACCCTTTCTGGAGCCTATGTAAAAAGAGGCAACAGCACCATCGACAGAAATTCGTATTTAACGAATGACGAAGTTCATTATACCAACGAAGTCGATATGCCTGATGCTATTTCGGTCAATTTCCGAGCAGGATACCGTTCTAACCGATTAATTGCTGAGCTTGTTCTTGACAATTGGGTTACACAATCCGGAGGATTTGACATCACCAAAAACAATATGCCTTTTCCAAGCAATACGATGAATGCATTAAGATATGGTGTTAACTCAAAATACACATTCAAAAAAATGCCACAACTTTCCCTTGTTGGTGGTTTTAATTATGTGGCCGAAGGAAAAAACGTAGGGAAATCTGACACCTATTATGGAGGTGTATTTTATGTGATTAATTTTAAAAAAGAAGTTCAAGATGAAAAATAG